Proteins from a single region of Felis catus isolate Fca126 chromosome B4, F.catus_Fca126_mat1.0, whole genome shotgun sequence:
- the LOC109501914 gene encoding 60S ribosomal protein L32-like, translating into MATLRPLTKPKIIKKRTRKFIWHQSDLYVKIKRNWWKHRGIDNRVHRRYKGQILMPNTGYKSIRKTKHVLPSGFWKFQVHKVKELEVLLLCNKSYCPEIAHNVSSKNHKAIVEREAQLAIRVTNPNDRLHSEDNEQTDSCVHIVFVLIKP; encoded by the coding sequence ATGGCCACCCTCAGACCCCTCACAAAGCCCAAGATAATTAAAAAGAGGACTAGGAAGTTCATCTGGCACCAGTCAGACCTATATGTCAAAATTAAACGTAATTGGTGGAAACACAGAGGCATTGACAATAGGGTGCACAGAAGATACAAGGGCCAGATCTTGATGCCCAACACTGGTTACAAGAGCATCAGGAAAACAAAGCATGTGCTGCCCAGTGGCTTCTGGAAGTTCCAAGTCCACAAAGTCAAGGAGCTTGAAGTCCTCCTGTTGTGCAATAAATCTTACTGTCCAGAGATTGCTCATAATGTCTCCTCCAAGAACCACAAAGCCATTGTGGAAAGAGAAGCCCAGCTGGCCATCAGAGTCACCAATCCCAATGACAGGCTCCACAGTGAAGATAATGAACAGACAGACAGTTGTGTTCACATTGTGTTTGtattaataaaaccataa